Proteins encoded in a region of the Methanoculleus sp. SDB genome:
- a CDS encoding 50S ribosomal protein L1 has protein sequence MVERAQILKAVKAAIDGAPERKFQESVDITINLRNIDMAQPKNRIDETMLLPNGTGRTEKIAVLGKGDITTQAKEAGVELIIGSEEIERLGGEPREARKIAGEYRFFLAETAVMPLVGRWLGPRLGPRGKMPMPITPGMDIRPIVERLRKSVKFRTRDKKTFHVKVGTTGMDAEPIAENIDAVLRRVESVLENGAMNIRSVYVKTTMGPAHRVM, from the coding sequence ATGGTAGAAAGGGCACAGATTCTTAAAGCCGTGAAAGCGGCGATAGACGGAGCGCCTGAACGGAAGTTCCAGGAGAGCGTGGATATCACGATCAACCTCAGGAACATCGACATGGCGCAGCCTAAAAACCGTATTGATGAAACGATGCTTCTACCGAACGGCACGGGCCGGACTGAAAAGATCGCCGTGCTCGGGAAAGGCGACATCACCACGCAGGCAAAGGAAGCGGGTGTCGAGCTGATCATCGGATCGGAGGAGATCGAACGTCTGGGCGGTGAGCCACGCGAGGCACGCAAGATTGCCGGAGAATACCGGTTCTTCCTTGCGGAAACAGCCGTGATGCCGCTTGTCGGCCGATGGCTGGGTCCCCGGCTCGGTCCCCGCGGCAAGATGCCGATGCCCATTACACCGGGCATGGATATCAGGCCGATTGTTGAGCGTCTCCGGAAGTCCGTCAAGTTCAGGACCCGGGACAAGAAAACGTTCCACGTGAAGGTGGGTACGACCGGCATGGACGCCGAACCGATTGCAGAGAACATCGATGCCGTCTTACGGCGTGTCGAATCCGTTCTCGAGAACGGGGCGATGAATATCCGCTCCGTCTATGTCAAGACGACCATGGGTCCTGCACACAGGGTGATGTAA
- the rpl12p gene encoding 50S ribosomal protein P1 (similar to eukaryotic L12) — translation MEYIYAALLLHNAGKEVSEESVKAVLAAAGIDVEEARVKALVAALDGVNIEEAISKAAAAPVAVAAAPAAAAPAEAAVEEEEEEEEKEDEEGGMAGLGALFG, via the coding sequence ATGGAGTACATCTATGCAGCCCTTCTCCTGCACAACGCAGGCAAGGAAGTATCCGAGGAGTCCGTCAAGGCAGTCCTCGCAGCAGCCGGTATCGACGTCGAAGAAGCCCGCGTGAAGGCCCTCGTGGCCGCACTCGACGGTGTCAACATCGAGGAAGCCATCAGCAAGGCCGCCGCGGCCCCCGTCGCGGTCGCAGCCGCCCCCGCCGCAGCAGCACCCGCCGAGGCCGCTGTTGAGGAAGAGGAAGAGGAAGAAGAGAAGGAAGACGAGGAAGGCGGCATGGCCGGCCTCGGGGCCCTCTTCGGCTAA
- a CDS encoding antitermination protein NusG, whose product MTDMNESENKVYAIKTTAKQERTVADNIEKAVREHSEIRVFAVMVPDELRGYVLVESPDEIARIEQLVEMVPHARAVLHGDTSFGEVQHFLSPKPVVSGIEEGTIVELIAGPFKGEKAVVKRVDTGKEEITVELYESMVPIPITVRGDNVRVIDRRDDDA is encoded by the coding sequence ATGACGGACATGAACGAATCCGAAAACAAGGTCTATGCGATAAAGACGACGGCGAAACAGGAGCGTACCGTCGCCGACAATATCGAAAAAGCGGTTCGCGAGCACAGCGAGATCCGGGTCTTCGCCGTTATGGTGCCCGACGAACTCAGGGGGTACGTGCTCGTGGAGAGCCCCGACGAGATCGCCCGGATTGAACAGCTCGTGGAAATGGTGCCTCATGCGCGGGCCGTCCTGCACGGCGACACTTCGTTCGGCGAGGTCCAGCACTTCCTCTCCCCGAAGCCCGTCGTCAGCGGGATCGAGGAGGGCACGATCGTCGAGCTGATCGCAGGTCCCTTCAAGGGCGAAAAAGCGGTCGTCAAACGTGTTGATACCGGAAAGGAAGAAATTACCGTGGAACTCTACGAGAGCATGGTGCCCATCCCCATCACGGTGCGGGGCGACAACGTGCGCGTCATCGACCGCCGCGATGACGACGCCTGA
- a CDS encoding molybdenum cofactor biosynthesis protein MoeA, whose protein sequence is MSIFLRVVPVSDAIRAVRKIAVPAGCETVPVADARGRILCRDVQAPGDIPGFARSVVDGYAVIASDTQGAGEAMPAMLTCTGRIAMGVPGDLPVRSGECRYIPTGGVLPAGADAAAMIEYTEAVGDEVLIRKPVAPGENIIRRGEDYPEGGVVLPAGTRIGARGLGVLAAAGCDRVTVAVPPKVGIISTGNELVPVAAVPGPGEVRDANTYLCSGFVEEKGGIPVRYGIVRDDRDSLAAALERAVAECDIVLLSGGSSKDDRDMCADTIARFGEVLIHGIAIAPGKPTIIGTAAGKPVIGLPGHPASAFVVLHAIGTPLMAATTGETGRDRTVPSVLAQNIPSAKGRQDYVRVRFEGDTVVPVFGKSGLLNTLVQSDGMVIVPAGREGLEPGERVEVHLW, encoded by the coding sequence ATGAGCATCTTCCTCCGGGTCGTCCCCGTCAGCGACGCGATCCGTGCCGTCCGGAAGATTGCAGTCCCTGCCGGCTGCGAAACCGTTCCGGTCGCGGACGCACGCGGACGTATCCTTTGCCGTGACGTGCAGGCGCCCGGGGACATTCCGGGTTTTGCCCGCTCGGTCGTCGACGGCTACGCGGTGATCGCCTCCGATACGCAGGGTGCCGGCGAGGCGATGCCCGCGATGCTCACCTGCACCGGAAGGATTGCGATGGGGGTGCCGGGAGACCTCCCGGTCAGATCCGGCGAGTGCCGGTATATCCCGACGGGGGGCGTGCTTCCCGCGGGGGCCGATGCCGCCGCCATGATCGAATACACGGAAGCCGTGGGTGACGAGGTGCTGATCAGAAAACCCGTTGCACCGGGCGAAAATATCATTCGGAGGGGTGAGGATTACCCGGAAGGAGGCGTGGTGCTGCCCGCGGGCACCCGGATCGGTGCACGGGGCCTGGGCGTGCTTGCCGCGGCAGGCTGCGACCGGGTCACCGTGGCCGTACCCCCGAAAGTCGGGATCATTTCGACCGGCAACGAACTGGTGCCCGTAGCAGCCGTGCCCGGCCCCGGAGAGGTGCGGGATGCGAACACCTATCTCTGCAGCGGTTTCGTGGAGGAGAAGGGCGGCATTCCGGTCAGGTACGGCATCGTAAGAGACGACCGCGATTCCCTCGCCGCGGCTCTCGAACGGGCGGTGGCGGAATGCGATATCGTCCTCCTCTCCGGGGGGAGCTCGAAGGACGACCGTGACATGTGCGCCGACACGATCGCCCGGTTCGGGGAGGTGCTCATTCACGGCATCGCCATCGCACCCGGAAAACCCACGATCATCGGCACGGCAGCCGGAAAACCGGTCATCGGCCTGCCCGGACACCCGGCATCCGCGTTCGTGGTGCTCCATGCGATCGGCACGCCCCTCATGGCGGCGACGACCGGGGAGACCGGCCGGGACAGGACGGTGCCCTCGGTGCTGGCCCAGAACATCCCGTCTGCAAAAGGGCGGCAGGACTATGTCAGGGTACGGTTCGAGGGAGATACGGTGGTACCGGTCTTCGGCAAGTCGGGCCTTCTCAATACGCTCGTGCAGAGTGACGGCATGGTGATCGTGCCCGCCGGCCGCGAAGGGCTGGAGCCCGGCGAGCGCGTGGAGGTGCACCTGTGGTGA
- a CDS encoding LysR family transcriptional regulator: MVTRYLALTPLDDAIGVMKETFPCIPRIAEVPLASAAGRITATPIFSRISVPPRHLSAMDGIAVRAADTHGASEQHPVTLSDAVRVNTGNVIPEGYDAVIMIEDVHTEQSGYVIRAAASPWQHVRPVGEDIGESEMILPSLHRIRPFDIGALAAYGIDRVEVLDVSIGLIPTGNELVPLGTLPAPGQAVESNMHMAAAHLQGLGARCVHYPITPDEPALIRAAVERGIRENDILVISAGSSKGTRDYTAGIIGELGGVLVHGIAIKPAKPVIIGQIGGKPVIGMPGYPLACATILRELMEPLLGMYGFRPPARETVSARLTTTLHSDIGTDEFVLLSVGRIGGGWVAVPQSRGAGVQMSGVRANAYLTIGRNAEGAMAGDEIRASLLVPRESAEESLLITGSHDPALDYLADMARRQGVAMHATHTGSMGGLLTLKKGECHAAPMHLLGADGDYNIPYLRKYLPNEELVLLCVAERQQGVVSREGLALEDIPAHTFANRQKGSGTRMLLDHLLRERGIDSSAIAGYDREYTTHLAVALAVQTGEADMGVCVYSAAKALGLPFVPVGTERYELVARKSTLRDDPGLAALFDCVSSESFKKTLTTLGGYDVRETGVRRGLP; the protein is encoded by the coding sequence GTGGTGACGCGCTACCTCGCCCTCACGCCCCTCGACGACGCGATCGGCGTGATGAAGGAGACGTTTCCCTGCATCCCCCGCATCGCGGAGGTACCGCTCGCTTCGGCCGCGGGACGCATCACCGCAACGCCTATCTTCTCCCGCATCTCGGTCCCTCCGCGCCACCTCTCCGCGATGGACGGCATCGCGGTCCGGGCTGCCGATACGCACGGGGCGAGCGAACAGCATCCCGTCACGCTCTCCGATGCGGTCCGGGTCAATACCGGCAATGTGATCCCGGAAGGCTACGATGCGGTGATCATGATCGAAGACGTCCACACCGAACAGAGCGGGTACGTGATCCGTGCGGCGGCGAGCCCCTGGCAGCATGTCCGCCCGGTCGGCGAGGACATCGGCGAGTCGGAGATGATCCTGCCGTCCCTTCACCGCATCCGTCCGTTCGACATCGGTGCGCTCGCCGCGTACGGTATCGACCGCGTGGAGGTGCTCGACGTCTCGATCGGCCTGATTCCCACCGGCAACGAACTGGTGCCCCTCGGCACGCTGCCCGCGCCCGGCCAGGCGGTGGAGAGCAACATGCACATGGCGGCTGCTCACCTGCAGGGGCTCGGTGCCCGGTGCGTACACTATCCCATCACTCCCGACGAACCCGCTCTGATTCGTGCGGCGGTGGAGCGCGGCATCCGGGAAAACGACATTCTCGTTATCTCCGCCGGATCGTCGAAGGGCACGCGGGACTATACCGCAGGCATCATCGGCGAGCTCGGCGGGGTGCTCGTCCACGGCATTGCCATCAAACCCGCAAAACCCGTCATCATCGGACAGATCGGGGGAAAACCCGTCATCGGAATGCCCGGATATCCGCTTGCCTGCGCGACCATCCTCAGGGAGCTCATGGAGCCGCTCCTCGGCATGTACGGCTTCCGCCCGCCCGCACGGGAAACGGTTTCCGCACGGCTGACCACGACCCTCCATTCCGATATCGGCACGGACGAGTTCGTGCTGCTCTCCGTCGGCCGGATCGGCGGCGGCTGGGTGGCCGTGCCGCAGTCCCGCGGCGCGGGGGTGCAGATGAGCGGGGTGCGGGCAAACGCGTACCTCACCATCGGGAGGAACGCGGAGGGTGCCATGGCCGGCGACGAAATCCGGGCGTCGCTCCTCGTCCCCCGCGAAAGCGCGGAGGAGTCGCTCCTCATCACCGGCAGCCACGACCCGGCACTCGATTACCTCGCCGACATGGCACGGCGGCAGGGCGTTGCCATGCACGCCACCCACACCGGGAGCATGGGGGGGCTCCTCACCCTGAAAAAGGGCGAGTGCCATGCGGCGCCGATGCACCTCCTCGGGGCGGACGGCGACTACAACATCCCGTACCTCCGGAAATACCTCCCCAACGAAGAGCTCGTGCTGCTCTGCGTCGCGGAGCGGCAGCAGGGAGTCGTCTCGCGCGAGGGGCTCGCGCTTGAGGACATTCCGGCACATACGTTCGCCAACCGCCAGAAGGGATCGGGAACGCGGATGCTGCTCGACCATCTCCTCCGGGAGCGGGGCATCGACAGCTCGGCCATCGCCGGCTACGATCGCGAATATACCACCCACCTCGCCGTTGCGCTTGCAGTACAGACGGGAGAGGCGGATATGGGCGTCTGCGTCTACAGTGCCGCGAAGGCTCTCGGGCTTCCATTTGTGCCCGTCGGCACGGAGCGCTATGAACTGGTGGCGAGAAAAAGCACGCTCCGGGACGACCCGGGACTTGCCGCACTCTTCGACTGCGTCTCCTCCGAATCCTTTAAAAAGACGCTCACGACCCTCGGCGGGTACGACGTCAGGGAGACAGGCGTGCGGCGCGGACTGCCATAA
- a CDS encoding D-tyrosyl-tRNA(Tyr) deacylase: MQIALINSAQDPAGAAIRARLLDVLENPGAEPVVHAGNRFVFLETGGRLIYEEGLDERIAADVFIFISRHTSIQAVPALTVHVTGNITTADYGGAPRSLARAAPAWMHAILNNLPAAAPEGYRVSYEVTHHGPSDIMTPSLFVEIGSTEKEWRDPAAADAVAHSILAADPTGTIPFVGFGGNHYAARQTSIALSSRAAFGHIAHSRQAEEIDRGMVRLMRDRTGAVAAYIDRKAVSRAVFRRLESLCTEEGLVCLSESEILGIGALEWDAYSALRACVEKMVPGARLHTNALSGAGTPVIVDIDPILLGEALKSDQKRFLEMLSEIPAGHLIPEGGIMLPRFLTFREHRSRIIHDLITSCVKIIISSENTAVEGDRLIIRRVRFDPRKAREAGVTAGPLFGRLAEGVSVDIGGTTVTPEMVSTCSESIIRVPGLERYL, encoded by the coding sequence ATGCAGATTGCCCTTATCAATTCGGCGCAGGACCCGGCAGGGGCCGCGATCCGGGCCCGCCTGCTCGACGTGCTTGAGAATCCCGGCGCAGAACCGGTCGTTCACGCCGGAAACCGTTTTGTCTTTCTGGAAACCGGGGGGCGGCTGATTTACGAGGAGGGTCTCGACGAGCGGATCGCTGCAGACGTCTTCATCTTCATCTCCCGGCACACGAGCATACAGGCGGTGCCCGCCCTCACGGTCCATGTAACGGGCAACATTACCACCGCGGACTACGGGGGGGCGCCGCGATCGCTTGCCCGGGCGGCACCCGCATGGATGCATGCGATTCTGAACAATCTCCCCGCGGCCGCTCCGGAAGGATACCGGGTCTCCTACGAGGTGACCCATCACGGCCCGTCCGACATCATGACGCCGTCCCTGTTCGTGGAAATCGGAAGCACGGAAAAGGAGTGGCGCGATCCCGCGGCAGCGGACGCAGTTGCGCACAGCATTCTCGCCGCAGATCCCACCGGGACGATTCCTTTTGTGGGCTTCGGAGGAAACCATTATGCGGCCCGCCAGACGAGCATCGCGCTCTCGTCGCGGGCAGCGTTCGGCCACATTGCACATTCCCGGCAGGCGGAGGAGATCGATCGCGGGATGGTGCGGCTGATGCGTGACAGGACCGGTGCGGTTGCGGCGTATATCGACCGGAAAGCCGTTTCCAGAGCGGTATTCCGGAGGCTTGAGTCGCTCTGCACGGAGGAGGGGCTGGTATGCCTGAGCGAGAGTGAGATTCTCGGGATCGGAGCTCTCGAATGGGACGCATACAGCGCGTTACGGGCGTGTGTCGAAAAAATGGTGCCGGGAGCGCGTCTGCATACCAATGCCCTCTCGGGGGCGGGAACGCCTGTGATCGTCGATATTGACCCGATTCTCCTCGGAGAAGCGCTGAAATCCGATCAAAAGCGTTTTCTGGAGATGCTTTCGGAAATTCCTGCAGGCCACCTCATCCCGGAGGGGGGCATCATGCTTCCCCGGTTTCTCACATTCAGGGAGCATCGATCACGGATAATACATGATTTAATAACGTCCTGCGTAAAAATCATTATCAGTAGTGAAAACACTGCAGTCGAGGGCGACCGCCTCATCATCCGGCGTGTACGCTTTGACCCCCGGAAGGCGCGCGAAGCGGGGGTCACCGCCGGACCGCTGTTCGGCAGGCTTGCGGAGGGCGTTTCCGTTGACATCGGCGGAACGACCGTCACACCCGAGATGGTTTCGACATGCAGTGAGAGCATAATCCGTGTCCCGGGACTGGAGAGATATTTATGA
- a CDS encoding preprotein translocase — MALNLKLEEELFKKYIRVLKLARTPARDEFSKIAIVAALGIMILGLVGFIVYELMIVLPN, encoded by the coding sequence ATGGCACTGAATTTAAAGCTGGAAGAGGAACTCTTCAAGAAATATATCCGCGTCCTGAAACTTGCACGGACACCGGCCCGCGACGAGTTCTCCAAGATCGCGATCGTTGCCGCTCTCGGCATCATGATCCTCGGTCTTGTGGGATTCATCGTCTATGAGCTGATGATCGTCCTCCCGAACTGA
- a CDS encoding cell division protein FtsZ, producing MKSIVEEALTRANDMIVDGPQYDQELEEILKELQTQIAVIGCGGSGSNTISRMSEEGIHGAKLIAINTDAQHLIRAQADRRILIGKQRTRGLGAGSIPQVGEEAALENEVEIHSAVEGCDMVFITAGLGGGTGTGSAPIIAKAARDEGALTIAVVTLPFVAEGAIRMENAEAGLERLRDVADTVIVVPNDRLLEVVPRLPLYAAFKVSDEVLMRAVKGITELITMPGLVNLDFADVRTVMERGGVAMIGMGESDSEDKATDSVKKALRSPLLDVDISGATAALVNVVGGPDMTMAEAEGVIEEVYERIDPTARIIWGAQVDPDMQHKMRTMLVVTGVRSPQIYGRSEGGMRQMMKEFDIDFLK from the coding sequence ATGAAATCGATTGTGGAAGAGGCACTAACACGGGCGAATGATATGATCGTGGACGGACCACAGTATGACCAGGAGCTCGAGGAGATCCTGAAGGAACTGCAGACCCAGATCGCCGTCATCGGCTGCGGCGGGAGCGGATCCAACACCATCAGCCGCATGTCCGAGGAGGGCATCCACGGCGCGAAGCTCATCGCCATCAATACCGATGCCCAGCATCTTATCAGGGCGCAGGCCGACAGGAGAATCCTTATCGGAAAGCAGCGCACCCGGGGTCTCGGGGCCGGCTCCATCCCGCAGGTGGGTGAAGAGGCCGCCCTTGAAAACGAGGTGGAGATCCACTCTGCCGTCGAGGGGTGCGACATGGTTTTCATTACGGCCGGTCTCGGAGGAGGGACGGGCACGGGGTCCGCCCCGATCATTGCCAAGGCGGCACGGGACGAGGGGGCCCTGACGATTGCGGTGGTGACACTCCCCTTTGTTGCGGAGGGTGCCATCAGGATGGAGAATGCCGAAGCCGGCCTCGAGCGGCTTCGCGATGTTGCCGACACGGTGATTGTGGTGCCCAACGATCGCCTGCTCGAAGTCGTGCCGCGCCTCCCGCTCTACGCCGCATTCAAGGTATCGGACGAAGTCCTGATGCGTGCGGTCAAGGGAATCACCGAACTGATCACGATGCCGGGTCTCGTGAACCTCGACTTTGCCGACGTCCGGACCGTCATGGAGCGCGGCGGCGTCGCCATGATCGGCATGGGCGAAAGCGACAGCGAAGACAAGGCGACCGACTCGGTCAAAAAAGCGCTCCGCTCCCCGCTCCTTGATGTCGATATCTCCGGTGCGACCGCCGCCCTCGTCAACGTCGTCGGCGGCCCGGACATGACGATGGCCGAGGCGGAAGGAGTCATCGAGGAAGTATACGAGCGCATCGATCCCACGGCACGGATTATCTGGGGTGCCCAGGTCGATCCCGATATGCAGCACAAGATGCGTACGATGCTCGTGGTCACCGGCGTCCGCTCCCCCCAGATCTACGGGCGGAGCGAGGGCGGAATGCGCCAGATGATGAAAGAATTCGATATCGATTTCCTGAAGTGA
- a CDS encoding 50S ribosomal protein L11 — translation MGEVVEVLVAGGKATAGPPLGPALGPLGINVKAVVDEINAKTAGFNGMQVPVTVEVDDKKNFTISVGIPPTTALVMKECGITKGSAEPNVQVVGDLPLEAAVRIARMKFDDMLSYEIRTAVKEVVGTCVSLGVTVDGKRPKELFPLIDAGEFDSILNA, via the coding sequence ATGGGAGAAGTGGTCGAGGTACTGGTTGCCGGCGGAAAGGCAACGGCGGGTCCCCCTCTGGGACCTGCCCTCGGACCCCTCGGAATTAACGTGAAGGCTGTTGTTGACGAGATCAACGCAAAAACAGCCGGGTTCAACGGCATGCAGGTGCCCGTCACCGTCGAGGTGGACGACAAGAAGAACTTCACGATTTCCGTCGGGATCCCCCCCACAACCGCACTCGTTATGAAGGAGTGTGGCATCACAAAGGGTTCAGCAGAACCCAATGTGCAGGTTGTGGGAGACCTTCCGCTCGAGGCCGCTGTCAGGATCGCCCGCATGAAGTTCGACGACATGCTCTCGTACGAAATCCGGACCGCCGTCAAGGAGGTCGTCGGAACGTGCGTGAGCCTCGGCGTCACGGTGGACGGGAAGAGGCCGAAAGAGCTCTTTCCGCTCATTGATGCAGGCGAATTCGACAGTATCCTGAATGCATAG
- the rplP0 gene encoding acidic ribosomal protein P0 (similar to bacterial 50S ribosomal protein L10), with the protein MALYTTHLPQWKRDEVELIKQYAGEYALVGLVDLYGIPAKQIQQMRRDIRGTAVLKMTRNTLIEHAFSEMGGEIEPVSSYLDGQSALIYTNENPFRLFKRLEQTKTKMVAKPGDVAPEDVVISKGPTSFKPGPIVGELQQAGIPAAIEGGKVKIRETKTVVKKGETISKKMADVLAKLDIRPIDVGLNLQVAFYDGSMYEPSMLAIDESLYYANVVLAAQQAFNLSVNAAIPTAQTIVPIIGKAAMEARNLAVEASIYEKDVVDLIIARAYREMLAVRSIVEGN; encoded by the coding sequence ATGGCATTATATACCACTCATTTACCGCAGTGGAAACGGGACGAAGTCGAGCTGATCAAGCAGTATGCAGGCGAATACGCGCTCGTAGGTCTTGTCGACCTCTACGGGATCCCCGCGAAGCAGATCCAGCAGATGCGCCGTGACATCCGCGGCACCGCCGTGCTGAAGATGACGCGGAACACGCTTATCGAGCACGCGTTTTCCGAGATGGGCGGCGAGATCGAACCGGTCTCGTCGTATCTCGACGGCCAGAGTGCGCTGATCTACACGAACGAAAACCCGTTCAGGCTGTTTAAGCGCCTTGAGCAGACCAAGACGAAGATGGTCGCAAAGCCGGGCGATGTCGCCCCTGAAGATGTCGTGATTTCGAAAGGGCCGACGAGTTTTAAGCCGGGCCCGATCGTGGGAGAACTTCAGCAGGCAGGCATTCCCGCCGCAATCGAAGGCGGCAAGGTCAAGATCCGCGAGACGAAGACGGTGGTGAAGAAGGGCGAGACGATCAGCAAGAAGATGGCCGACGTCCTCGCGAAACTCGACATCCGCCCGATCGACGTGGGTCTCAACCTGCAGGTCGCGTTCTACGACGGAAGCATGTACGAACCGTCCATGCTCGCCATCGACGAGTCGCTCTACTACGCAAACGTGGTGCTCGCAGCACAGCAGGCGTTCAACCTCTCCGTCAACGCAGCCATCCCGACGGCACAGACAATCGTGCCGATCATCGGAAAGGCGGCGATGGAGGCCCGGAACCTTGCGGTCGAGGCAAGCATCTACGAAAAGGACGTGGTCGACCTGATCATCGCACGGGCGTACCGTGAGATGCTCGCAGTCAGAAGTATCGTTGAAGGAAATTAA